The stretch of DNA ATGAATCCAAATCCAGGCTTAATTGGTGAACATCTGCCAGTGCGGCTCTTCGCCGAAGCTGCGAAGAGGCCTGCATATGGGTATCATGGGCATCGAAAATCCTGTACCAACGCGATCTTTTCTTGCCTCTACCATCAAGGTAGATGATTGCATGGTTAAGCCTGACAAGCCGCCCCTGCGGATCTCTGACCGTCTCGCTTCTTAGAAATCGCGCGAGATCCCTTCGAAGCAATTCCACAGAATCGGTGGGTGGTCGCTTCCATAGTCCACGCCTAATAGCCCACTCAGCTACCAAATGCGGTTCAATTCTGGAGCTCTCATCATCATCAGGGTGCTCTTTCTTGTATAGCTCCAATAGATATTCCAATTCCCTGCTACGCTTCCCGTATAGCTTTACGACCTCGCCCATTCTACGATCCTCCTCAAAAAAGGGTTGGGCTTATCGTGAGTCCCCACCCGTCCGTTAGGGCCGTTTCGATGACGATTGAGCGAATCTTGACCAAGAAAGTCCGCAGCGCGCCGTAGCCGATCTCTCCGCGATATTGAAGTTGGCCAACTATTATTCCAGGATGAATTTTCATTCTGTGCGCGAATTGAACGATACGATCCGAAGAATAAAACGGGGCAAGCCTACGAATGAATGACTCAATTTCATCTCGCGGGATTAGGGCATCGCTCGCGCTTTCATTGGCGCGTTTTTCTTGCTGATCATCCGCGAGAAGTATTGTTATTCCGCCCTCATTGTTTTGCTGGAAAGTCGTATCGACGGAATAGCTATCACCGTGCTTGATGTGCGCGAACTCATGAAACAGCGTATGCCAAAAGGCATCTATACGGTCGTATCGAAGGGACACGGCTATCACTGGATTAGTGTCATCCAAAAAGAACGAGGCCCCGTCAATCTTTGCTCCAGATAGTGGTTCCACCACCACAAAACGAATCCCGAAATCGGACAGAATGGTTGAGACCTTGTTCGCCTCTTTCGGAAAGGCCGCAGCCTGACGGAGCCGCTTTTCTGCTGCCGGTAGCCGATCCCTTTTGAATTCGTTTACGAGAATTGGCTCGGAAATCTGGCGAGCCCGAAAACACCATGCCCGCTCGGCAGGGTTCAAATCGTCAAGCATTGCGGTTCTTCGTGCAGCAACCGGAAAGGAAATATCGGAATAAGGAGAAGCCCCAAAGAAACTAGTTAGATCCGATTCAAGGTCGGCGTCCTTGTCTGACGAACGTATCCAGCCGCGCTTCTGCATCTCTCGAATCGGGGCAAGACTGAAAAGGCGGGCACGTTTTTCCACTATGGCGCCATCTGCCTCGGATACTGACAATTCGTATTCTGCCGTCCAGCGAAGCCAATCGGCAGGGTCGTTTCCGAACGCAGCGCCGAGAGCAATCGCCATTTCCGGGCTTACCCCCGTCCTCCCAGAAACGATGTTGCTAACCGTTTGCCGGTTCTTCCCAGTGATTTGGGCCAATTCGTCCTGGCTCCAGCCTTTTTCCTCAAGCAATTGCTTAAGGCGCCTGCCTGGATGCATCCCTGGACTCCATGGAAGTTCTTGTTTTGTATGGCGTTGAAACATTAACCCTCGACACGAAGCCAGCTTAAAAGATATGATGACTATATGTCAATATAATATTATCAAACTGATTGACAAACCGTGACCGCTTGCGTATATTAATCAGTATGAAAAGGCTGACGATCGAGAAACGGGCGATGATTCTCCGGTGCTTCACCGAGGGCCTTGGGGTCAACGCTACCGCCCGCATGGCCGACGTTTCCAAGAACACGGTCCTGAAACTCCTAGCCGACCTCGGTCCGGTTTGCCGGGACTTCCAGGCCGCGATGCTCGTGAACCTCCATTGCCGTCGGATCCAGGTGGACGAAATCTGGGCCTTCACCGGGATGAAGCAGAAGAATGTCCCGGAGGAATTGAAGGGAACGTGGGGCCTCGGGGATTGCTGGACGTGGGTTGCCGTTGATGCGGATACGCGCCTCGTCCCGGCTTGGTTTGTCGGACCTCGGGACGGCGACTCCGCCGAGATATTCATTCGGATGCTGGCTCGGCGCCTTGCTCACAGGATCCAGCTAACCAGCGACGGTCATCAGCCCTACGTTGAGGCCGTGGAGTCCGCCTTCGGCTCTGAAATCGACTACGCGCAGCTAATCAAGGTGTTCAATCTGCCGGAGGGAGAAACCCACACCGAGAGGAAGTACAGCCCCGGGGAGTGCTGCGGGACGCGCGTCCAGGTCCGAACTGGCAACCCCGACCCGAGCCATATCGCCACGAGCTACAGCGAGAGGCTAAACCTTGAGATTCGGTGCAAGAACCGGAGGCTGACGCGACTCACCAATGGATTCAGCCGGAAGGTTGAGAATCTGGAGCATTCGATGGATGTGGGATTCATGGTCTACAACTTCGTGAAGATTCACGGTAGCCTGAAGGTCAGCCCCGCGATGGCTGCCGGAGTCACGGACCACCTTTGGAGCTACGAGGAAGTGATCGGGTTGCTGGAAGCGACGGAGCCGGATGCCGTGCAAATCGCGGACCGCCGTCACGACCGGAGGAAGTCAGACTGAACCATCACCCCTGGCCTTGCGGGAACGGCTCGGAATGCTATACTGTGGATTGTGCCGCACGGGGAAGGGGCACGAGCGCTGCGGTTTAGCGCCGGATCTTGCGACATCCAATGGACAGTCAGCATGCGAACAAGCACTTCGAAATCGGTGCTTTCCAAATCTCTGGATGTATTCCTTGAAGGCTCGCTTTTCGAACGTGCGCACGACTGCCCGCCATCACCTGAAACGTCGA from Candidatus Polarisedimenticolia bacterium encodes:
- a CDS encoding IS1 family transposase, encoding MKRLTIEKRAMILRCFTEGLGVNATARMADVSKNTVLKLLADLGPVCRDFQAAMLVNLHCRRIQVDEIWAFTGMKQKNVPEELKGTWGLGDCWTWVAVDADTRLVPAWFVGPRDGDSAEIFIRMLARRLAHRIQLTSDGHQPYVEAVESAFGSEIDYAQLIKVFNLPEGETHTERKYSPGECCGTRVQVRTGNPDPSHIATSYSERLNLEIRCKNRRLTRLTNGFSRKVENLEHSMDVGFMVYNFVKIHGSLKVSPAMAAGVTDHLWSYEEVIGLLEATEPDAVQIADRRHDRRKSD
- a CDS encoding HigA family addiction module antitoxin, which produces MHPGRRLKQLLEEKGWSQDELAQITGKNRQTVSNIVSGRTGVSPEMAIALGAAFGNDPADWLRWTAEYELSVSEADGAIVEKRARLFSLAPIREMQKRGWIRSSDKDADLESDLTSFFGASPYSDISFPVAARRTAMLDDLNPAERAWCFRARQISEPILVNEFKRDRLPAAEKRLRQAAAFPKEANKVSTILSDFGIRFVVVEPLSGAKIDGASFFLDDTNPVIAVSLRYDRIDAFWHTLFHEFAHIKHGDSYSVDTTFQQNNEGGITILLADDQQEKRANESASDALIPRDEIESFIRRLAPFYSSDRIVQFAHRMKIHPGIIVGQLQYRGEIGYGALRTFLVKIRSIVIETALTDGWGLTISPTLF